In Nitrospira sp., one genomic interval encodes:
- a CDS encoding DUF433 domain-containing protein yields the protein MDDRIVVDSKICSGKPTIRGTRIMVKSILGMVAGGYTVSQIVATYLELTTDDVTAVLKYASQVIDEVKIIPRS from the coding sequence CGTTGTCGATTCCAAAATCTGCAGTGGGAAGCCCACAATTCGAGGCACCCGCATTATGGTGAAAAGCATCCTCGGCATGGTGGCCGGTGGCTACACCGTATCCCAAATTGTGGCCACCTATCTTGAGCTGACTACCGACGATGTCACTGCCGTGCTAAAGTACGCCAGCCAGGTGATTGACGAAGTGAAGATCATTCCGCGCTCCTGA
- a CDS encoding response regulator transcription factor yields the protein MNNIRVLLVEDHTLVRAGFRVLLEKIEGILVIGEVSDGRSATKLAKELDPDVVLMDIAMAGMNGLEATRRIRQESPRTKILMLSMYTNEEYLKEALRAGAAGYLLKDADRNELELAIKAVWRGETYLTPSMTKFAVDAYCQQGEAQTGPLARLTGRQREILQLIAEGCSTKQIAQRLDLSVKTVETHRAQLMERLDIHDVPGLVRLAIRTGLVQSD from the coding sequence ATGAATAACATACGAGTACTCCTTGTCGAAGATCATACCCTGGTGCGCGCAGGATTCCGGGTGTTGCTGGAAAAAATCGAGGGGATCCTCGTGATCGGAGAGGTCAGCGACGGTCGAAGCGCCACGAAGCTCGCCAAAGAGCTGGATCCCGATGTCGTGCTCATGGATATTGCCATGGCGGGCATGAACGGGCTCGAAGCGACCCGCCGCATTCGACAGGAGTCTCCAAGGACCAAGATTTTGATGCTCTCTATGTATACGAACGAGGAGTATCTCAAAGAGGCGCTTCGCGCAGGCGCCGCCGGTTATTTGCTCAAAGACGCGGATCGCAATGAACTGGAATTAGCCATCAAAGCCGTATGGCGGGGCGAGACCTACCTGACACCGAGCATGACCAAGTTTGCCGTCGATGCCTATTGTCAACAAGGCGAAGCGCAGACAGGCCCTCTGGCACGGCTGACCGGTCGCCAGCGTGAAATCCTCCAACTGATCGCAGAGGGATGCTCGACCAAGCAGATCGCGCAACGTCTTGATCTAAGTGTGAAAACCGTCGAAACCCACCGCGCGCAGCTCATGGAGCGGCTCGATATCCACGATGTGCCGGGACTAGTCCGGCTAGCCATTCGCACCGGTCTCGTCCAGTCGGACTAG
- a CDS encoding PAS domain S-box protein encodes MGERHRNRRQTLAILSTSPTGIITSFNEASERLLGYCAEEVVGTLPLAALHDPRELQQRAAACTSKPATRPADVFQIIVANAEPGHTTEHDWTYLHRNGRPLPVHLSISAFPDGSGQIAGYVLALQEIREEIRSNEVLQHHAKLLDLANDAILVRDLEHDTIDYWNDGAVRLYGWTSQEAAGAYIHDFLKTTFPQPLADIKKTFLAKGYWAGELLHTTRHGQRITVSSRWTLLKNSDGIASASLELNTDITEQKRAQEALTAAHEELEHRVAERTAALSDANSRLRILSRRLMEIQELERRAIARDLHDEIGQALTAIKMNLRELGEQRDGSTAAAGGKPLSDSLQILDQVLRHIRNLALDLRPSMLDELGLVPALRWYIGRQAERAGWKVQFLADEVMTRPSPEVEISCFRLTQEALTNVARHAKATVVEVRLEMGRRQLDLIIRDNGIGFDSNLIRAGARAGTSVGLSGMEERVRLAGGHMVLQSAPSTGTEIRATFPIGPESAETDHE; translated from the coding sequence ATGGGCGAGAGACATCGCAACCGGCGGCAGACGCTTGCCATACTCTCAACCTCCCCGACCGGAATCATTACGAGCTTCAACGAGGCCTCTGAGCGCCTCTTAGGGTATTGCGCGGAGGAGGTCGTGGGGACGCTTCCCCTCGCGGCATTACATGATCCAAGAGAATTGCAGCAACGTGCTGCCGCGTGCACATCCAAACCGGCGACCAGGCCGGCGGACGTATTTCAAATCATCGTCGCGAACGCCGAGCCGGGCCATACGACAGAGCATGATTGGACCTATCTTCACCGCAACGGCCGGCCCCTTCCGGTTCACCTCTCGATCAGCGCATTCCCGGACGGATCAGGTCAGATCGCGGGTTATGTCCTGGCGCTTCAAGAAATCCGCGAAGAGATACGGTCGAACGAGGTGCTCCAACATCACGCGAAACTGCTCGACCTCGCCAACGATGCGATTCTGGTCCGCGACTTGGAGCACGATACGATCGACTATTGGAACGACGGGGCGGTGCGCCTCTATGGCTGGACCAGCCAGGAAGCCGCGGGCGCCTATATCCACGATTTTCTGAAGACCACGTTTCCGCAGCCATTGGCGGACATCAAAAAGACCTTTTTAGCGAAGGGCTATTGGGCCGGGGAACTCCTACACACGACTCGACACGGCCAGAGGATCACCGTCTCCAGCCGGTGGACGTTGCTCAAAAACTCAGATGGCATAGCCAGCGCAAGCCTCGAGCTGAATACGGACATTACCGAGCAAAAACGGGCGCAAGAAGCGCTGACAGCCGCACATGAAGAATTGGAGCATCGTGTCGCGGAACGCACGGCGGCGTTGAGCGACGCCAATAGCCGCTTACGCATCCTTTCCAGACGGCTGATGGAAATCCAAGAGTTGGAACGTCGCGCGATCGCCCGGGATTTGCACGATGAGATCGGACAGGCGTTGACGGCCATCAAAATGAACCTGCGTGAGCTTGGCGAGCAGCGCGACGGGTCGACGGCCGCTGCAGGCGGCAAACCACTTTCCGACAGCCTGCAAATCCTCGATCAAGTGCTCCGGCACATACGCAACCTGGCGTTGGACTTGAGACCCTCCATGCTTGATGAACTGGGCCTAGTCCCAGCGCTGAGATGGTATATCGGAAGACAGGCCGAACGTGCCGGATGGAAGGTTCAGTTTCTGGCCGATGAGGTAATGACGCGCCCCTCTCCCGAAGTGGAAATCTCCTGTTTTCGGCTCACCCAGGAGGCCTTGACGAATGTCGCGCGGCATGCGAAAGCAACAGTCGTGGAAGTTCGTCTTGAAATGGGTCGCCGGCAACTCGACCTCATTATCCGCGACAACGGGATCGGGTTTGACTCGAACCTCATCCGCGCGGGTGCTCGTGCGGGGACGAGCGTGGGGCTCTCCGGGATGGAAGAACGGGTGCGCCTCGCAGGAGGACACATGGTGCTCCAATCAGCCCCGTCGACCGGAACTGAAATTCGCGCGACATTTCCGATAGGTCCGGAGTCGGCCGAGACAGACCATGAATAA